The Xenorhabdus doucetiae genome has a window encoding:
- the betT gene encoding choline BCCT transporter BetT — MSQDNTGQAKTKTYINPPVFFFSAFLVIALVTFAGLKPELADRWFKALQQDIFVNASWFYILAVALILLSVTYLGLSRYGNIKLGPDHAEPDFSYFSWFAMLFSAGMGIGLMFFGVAEPVMHYLSPPVGTPESIAAAKQAMKLTFFHWGLHAWAIYAIVALILAFFSYRHGLPLTLRSALYPIIGHKIYGSIGHAVDIFAVIGTVFGVATSLGYGILQVNAGLNHLFGLPINGTVQVILIVTITALATLSVVSGLDKGIRILSELNLGLAFLLLVLVVVLGPTVLLLKSFVENTGGYLSEIVSKTFNLYAYEPKSSHWLGGWTLLYWGWWLSWSPFVGMFIARVSRGRTIREFVAGVLFVPSGFTLMWMTAFGNSAIDMIANNKAGELADIVQSDVSLALFNFLEHFPFPAVLSFIAMIMVIMFFVTSADSGAMVVDTLASGGAHHTPVWQRIFWAGLMGVVAISLLVAGGLSALQTVTIASALPFSVVLLIAIYGLFKALRVDAYKKDSQQMTTIAPPASRNPIPWQRRLRNIVYYPKRSQVKRFMHEIIQLAMEMVADELEKQNKRIVINDEMDDRIHLEVDFGDNLNFVYEVRLRGYIQPTFALAGLDDDDKNEEQKYYRAEVYLKEGGQDYDLMGWTQEQIIHDILDQYEKHIHFLHLVR; from the coding sequence ATGAGTCAAGATAATACTGGTCAGGCAAAGACTAAAACTTACATTAACCCACCAGTTTTTTTCTTCTCGGCGTTTTTAGTCATTGCATTGGTGACATTCGCTGGTTTGAAACCCGAACTTGCCGACCGATGGTTTAAGGCTTTACAGCAGGATATTTTTGTTAATGCCAGTTGGTTTTATATCCTCGCGGTTGCTTTAATTCTACTTTCGGTCACCTATCTGGGCTTGTCCAGATACGGCAATATAAAACTGGGCCCCGACCATGCTGAACCCGATTTCAGTTATTTTTCCTGGTTTGCCATGCTCTTTTCTGCGGGGATGGGGATCGGGCTGATGTTTTTTGGTGTGGCTGAGCCTGTCATGCACTATTTATCCCCGCCGGTGGGCACGCCTGAAAGCATTGCGGCTGCCAAACAAGCAATGAAATTAACTTTCTTCCATTGGGGGCTGCACGCTTGGGCAATTTATGCCATTGTCGCTTTGATTCTGGCATTTTTTAGTTATCGACATGGGTTGCCGTTAACCTTGCGCTCTGCGTTGTATCCGATTATTGGCCATAAAATTTATGGGTCAATTGGTCATGCCGTGGATATATTCGCTGTCATTGGTACTGTATTCGGCGTTGCCACCTCGTTGGGGTATGGCATCCTTCAGGTGAATGCGGGTCTTAACCATCTGTTTGGTTTGCCGATCAATGGCACCGTACAGGTGATATTGATTGTTACTATTACTGCACTGGCTACCCTTTCCGTTGTCTCCGGTCTGGATAAAGGCATCCGCATTCTATCTGAATTAAATTTGGGGCTGGCATTCTTATTGTTGGTTCTGGTTGTGGTTTTAGGGCCAACCGTGCTCTTGCTGAAATCTTTTGTGGAAAACACCGGCGGCTACCTTTCGGAAATTGTTAGCAAAACCTTTAATCTTTATGCCTACGAACCCAAATCCAGCCACTGGCTGGGAGGATGGACATTGCTGTATTGGGGATGGTGGTTATCATGGTCTCCTTTCGTTGGTATGTTTATCGCCAGGGTTTCCCGCGGCCGGACAATCAGAGAATTTGTGGCCGGCGTCTTGTTCGTACCGAGTGGTTTTACCCTGATGTGGATGACCGCATTCGGTAATAGCGCCATTGACATGATTGCCAATAACAAGGCGGGAGAACTGGCAGACATCGTGCAGTCGGATGTCTCTCTGGCGTTATTTAACTTCCTGGAACATTTTCCATTTCCTGCTGTGCTTTCATTTATCGCGATGATCATGGTCATCATGTTTTTTGTCACTTCAGCGGATTCGGGCGCAATGGTGGTTGATACATTGGCTTCTGGTGGTGCTCACCATACCCCGGTTTGGCAGCGGATTTTCTGGGCAGGGCTGATGGGCGTGGTTGCCATATCATTATTGGTTGCCGGAGGCTTGTCTGCCTTGCAGACCGTCACGATTGCCAGTGCACTTCCTTTCTCTGTCGTCCTATTGATCGCTATTTATGGCTTGTTTAAGGCGCTACGGGTTGATGCCTACAAGAAAGACAGCCAGCAAATGACGACAATCGCGCCTCCTGCCAGCCGTAATCCGATACCGTGGCAGCGGAGATTGCGGAATATCGTCTATTATCCCAAGCGTTCGCAGGTGAAGCGTTTTATGCACGAAATCATCCAACTGGCAATGGAAATGGTGGCTGATGAGCTGGAGAAACAAAATAAAAGAATTGTGATCAACGATGAGATGGATGACCGCATTCATCTGGAAGTGGATTTTGGTGACAACTTAAATTTTGTCTACGAAGTTCGCTTAAGGGGTTATATACAGCCGACATTTGCTCTTGCTGGTTTAGATGATGATGATAAAAATGAGGAGCAAAAATATTATCGTGCCGAAGTTTATCTTAAAGAAGGTGGGCAGGATTACGATCTGATGGGCTGGACTCAAGAACAGATCATCCACGATATTTTGGATCAATACGAAAAGCACATTCACTTTTTGCATTTAGTTCGTTAA
- the nuoN gene encoding NADH-quinone oxidoreductase subunit NuoN: protein MTITSEQLIALLPLLIVGLTVVVVMLSIAWRRDHFTNVTLTVIGLNLALFSLYFVGQQEPMDVTPLIHVDRFAMFYTALVLIASLATTTFAYSWLENYPDNKEEFYLLVMIAAVGGILLSSANHMASLFIGIELITLPLFGLVGYAYRQKRSLEAGIKYMLLSAAASSFLLFGIALLYAESGDLSFASLGKSLSDSQLHEPLVLAGLGMMIVGLGFKLSLVPFQLWTPDVYQGAPAPVSTFLATASKVAIFAVVMRLFIAAPVTESETLRIVLTVIAIASILFGNLLALTQSNIKRLLGYSSIAHLGYLLVVLVAIKDHTLAEETAGIYLVGYLLASIGAFGVVSLMSSPYRGPDADSLFSYRGLFWHKPILSAVMTIMMLSLAGIPLTFGFIGKFYVIATGVEARLWWLTGAVVVGSAIGLYYYLRVMVSLYLPAPKALNRDTPRNWAFTSGGIVVLLTGLLVLILGVWPQPLIDIVQLAKSGL, encoded by the coding sequence ATGACAATAACTTCTGAACAATTGATCGCACTGTTGCCGCTATTGATCGTCGGATTGACGGTGGTGGTTGTGATGCTGTCCATTGCGTGGCGACGCGATCATTTCACTAATGTCACCTTGACGGTAATTGGTTTAAACCTGGCGCTGTTCTCTCTCTATTTTGTCGGGCAGCAGGAACCAATGGATGTCACGCCACTGATCCATGTCGATCGTTTTGCCATGTTCTATACGGCCCTTGTGCTGATTGCGAGCCTTGCAACAACGACCTTTGCCTATTCATGGCTGGAAAATTATCCCGATAATAAAGAAGAGTTTTACCTGTTGGTGATGATCGCGGCAGTTGGGGGAATTCTGCTCTCTTCTGCCAACCACATGGCATCACTGTTTATCGGGATTGAATTGATCACTTTGCCGCTGTTTGGTTTAGTGGGCTATGCGTATCGCCAGAAACGTTCGCTGGAAGCGGGCATCAAATATATGCTGTTGTCCGCGGCCGCCTCTTCATTCCTGCTATTTGGTATTGCGCTGCTGTATGCAGAATCCGGTGACTTGTCTTTCGCATCACTGGGCAAGAGCCTGAGCGACAGTCAACTGCATGAACCGTTGGTTCTGGCGGGCTTGGGGATGATGATCGTGGGACTGGGCTTTAAACTTTCCCTTGTGCCTTTCCAACTGTGGACGCCGGATGTTTACCAAGGCGCGCCGGCACCGGTATCGACCTTTCTGGCAACGGCAAGTAAAGTAGCTATCTTCGCGGTGGTCATGCGCTTATTTATTGCAGCGCCGGTCACCGAAAGCGAAACTTTACGTATTGTGCTAACGGTGATTGCCATTGCCTCTATCCTGTTTGGTAACTTGCTGGCATTGACACAAAGCAATATCAAACGGCTGCTGGGTTACTCATCCATTGCCCATTTGGGATATCTGTTGGTGGTCTTGGTTGCCATCAAAGATCATACGCTGGCAGAAGAGACGGCAGGTATTTATCTGGTTGGTTATTTGCTTGCCAGCATCGGGGCATTTGGTGTGGTCAGCCTGATGTCCAGCCCATACCGAGGGCCGGATGCGGATTCACTGTTCTCATATCGCGGCCTGTTCTGGCATAAACCGATTCTGTCAGCGGTGATGACCATCATGATGTTGTCACTGGCGGGAATACCCTTAACCTTTGGCTTTATTGGTAAATTCTATGTCATCGCGACAGGTGTTGAAGCCAGATTATGGTGGTTAACGGGTGCCGTTGTTGTCGGTAGTGCCATCGGCCTTTACTACTACCTGCGGGTGATGGTGAGCCTGTACCTGCCGGCACCGAAAGCACTGAACCGTGATACACCGCGCAATTGGGCATTTACTTCCGGTGGGATTGTTGTGTTGCTTACGGGGTTACTGGTGTTGATCCTTGGTGTCTGGCCGCAACCGCTGATTGATATTGTTCAACTGGCAAAAAGCGGTTTGTAA
- the nuoM gene encoding NADH-quinone oxidoreductase subunit M, which yields MLLPWLILLPFIGGLLCWQAERFGTRMPRWIALLAMGLTLLLSLHLWLQGGYTLTNPQGIPQWQSEFLLPWIPRFGISIHLALDGLSLLMVVLTALLGLMAILCSWNENQPYQGFFHLNLLWILGGVMGVFLAIDLFLFFFFWEVMLVPMYFLIALWGHRGSEGKTRITAATKFFIYTQASGLVMLISILALAFIHHDATGEWSFNYEKLLNTPMSYTIQYLLMLGFFIAFAVKMPVVPLHGWLPDAHSQAPTAGSVDLAGILLKTAAYGLLRFSLPLFPEASANFAPIAMWLGVIGIFYGAWMAFSQTDIKRLIAYTSVSHMGFVLIAIYTGSQLAYQGAVIQMIAHGLSAAGLFILCGQLYERLHTRDMRQMGGLWGRIQLLPAISLFFAVATLGMPGTGNFVGEFMILFGSFSQFTLITTVSVFGLVFASVYALYLMQKAYYGTPKTDKPLQRMDVREISILLLLVVLLVILGVYPQPILDTSAAAMGNIQHWYSASLLTTRP from the coding sequence ATGCTACTACCTTGGCTAATTCTTCTGCCCTTCATCGGAGGCCTGCTGTGTTGGCAGGCGGAGCGCTTCGGCACCCGTATGCCGCGTTGGATAGCGCTTCTGGCGATGGGTCTGACGCTGTTACTCTCCTTGCACCTGTGGTTGCAGGGCGGTTATACACTCACCAACCCACAGGGCATTCCACAGTGGCAATCAGAATTCTTGCTGCCGTGGATCCCCCGTTTTGGCATCAGCATTCATCTGGCACTGGATGGTCTGTCCTTGCTGATGGTGGTGCTGACGGCACTGCTGGGCTTGATGGCAATCCTCTGTTCGTGGAATGAAAACCAACCATACCAAGGGTTCTTCCACCTGAACTTGTTGTGGATACTGGGCGGTGTGATGGGGGTCTTCCTTGCCATCGACCTGTTCCTGTTCTTCTTCTTCTGGGAAGTGATGCTGGTGCCGATGTACTTCCTGATTGCCCTGTGGGGACACAGAGGCTCGGAAGGGAAAACCCGTATCACGGCGGCAACGAAATTCTTCATCTATACCCAAGCCAGTGGTCTGGTGATGTTGATTTCGATTCTGGCGCTGGCCTTCATTCATCATGATGCCACGGGAGAATGGTCATTCAACTATGAAAAATTGTTGAATACACCGATGTCATACACCATTCAATACCTGCTGATGCTGGGCTTCTTCATTGCATTCGCCGTGAAAATGCCGGTTGTTCCCCTGCACGGTTGGTTGCCGGATGCCCATAGTCAGGCACCAACCGCAGGTTCGGTTGACCTCGCGGGGATCTTGCTGAAAACCGCGGCATATGGCTTGCTCCGTTTTAGCTTGCCACTGTTTCCAGAAGCGTCTGCGAATTTTGCCCCGATTGCCATGTGGCTGGGGGTTATCGGCATTTTCTACGGTGCATGGATGGCGTTCAGCCAGACGGACATCAAACGCCTGATTGCCTATACCAGTGTTTCCCATATGGGTTTCGTGCTGATCGCCATCTATACCGGTAGCCAACTGGCTTATCAGGGCGCGGTGATCCAGATGATTGCACACGGTCTGTCAGCCGCAGGGCTGTTCATTCTGTGTGGTCAATTATATGAACGCCTGCACACGCGTGATATGCGTCAAATGGGCGGCTTGTGGGGAAGAATTCAACTCTTGCCGGCGATCTCCCTGTTTTTCGCGGTAGCCACATTAGGGATGCCGGGAACCGGTAACTTTGTGGGTGAATTTATGATCCTGTTCGGCAGCTTTAGCCAATTTACCCTGATTACGACGGTATCCGTGTTCGGTTTGGTTTTTGCCTCCGTTTATGCCCTGTACTTGATGCAGAAAGCCTATTACGGTACGCCAAAAACGGATAAGCCATTACAGCGGATGGATGTGCGTGAAATCTCCATTTTGCTGCTGTTGGTCGTCTTATTGGTGATTTTGGGCGTTTACCCACAGCCAATTCTTGATACCTCAGCCGCAGCAATGGGTAACATCCAGCATTGGTATTCAGCTTCACTTTTAACTACAAGGCCGTAA
- the nuoL gene encoding NADH-quinone oxidoreductase subunit L, whose product MNLLYLTILLPLLGFLLLAFSRGRWSENVSATIGSGSVGLAALVTFWVAMDFLAQNGAGGLVYSQTLWNWMAVDNFSIPVNLVLDGLSLTMLSVVTGVGFLIHIYASWYMRGEEGYSRFFAYTNLFIASMVVLVLADNILLMYLGWEGVGLCSYLLIGFYYKTPANGAAAMKAFIVTRVGDVFLAIGMFILYDQLGTLSFRELAVLAPQHIEVGSSAITWATLMILGGAVGKSAQLPLQTWLADAMAGPTPVSALIHAATMVTAGVYLIARSHALFLMAPDILHLVGIIGAVTLLLAGFAALVQTDIKRVLAYSTMSQIGYMFLALGVQAWDAAIFHLMTHAFFKALLFLASGSVILACHHEQNIFKMGGLSKRIPFVYLCFLVGGSALSALPLLTAGFYSKDEILWGALANGHMNLMLAGLTGALMTSLYTFRMIFIVFHGEENTHAHPVKGITHTLPLSILLVLSTFVGALIVPPLAGVLPESHAGHDGKVTLEIISGVVAVVGILLAAALYLGKRSVVNATANSAPGRFFSTWWFHAWGFDAVYDWVFVKPFKGITGLLQSDPLNSLMNIPAILSRWGNKGLRWSENGQVRWYATSMGLGAVLVLALLLLV is encoded by the coding sequence ATGAACTTACTCTATTTAACTATTCTGCTGCCATTGCTGGGATTTTTGCTGCTGGCATTTTCCCGTGGCCGCTGGTCTGAAAATGTGTCAGCCACCATTGGAAGTGGTTCTGTTGGGTTGGCCGCGCTGGTCACATTCTGGGTAGCGATGGATTTTCTTGCCCAGAATGGGGCAGGGGGGCTGGTTTACAGCCAAACATTGTGGAACTGGATGGCAGTGGATAATTTCAGCATCCCCGTTAATCTGGTGCTGGATGGCTTGTCACTGACGATGCTCAGTGTGGTGACCGGCGTTGGTTTCCTGATCCACATCTATGCGTCTTGGTATATGCGCGGTGAAGAGGGATATTCCCGTTTCTTCGCTTATACCAACCTGTTTATCGCCAGCATGGTGGTATTGGTGCTGGCAGATAACATCCTGCTGATGTACCTCGGTTGGGAAGGCGTAGGGCTATGCAGTTACCTGTTGATCGGCTTCTATTACAAAACCCCGGCGAATGGTGCGGCAGCAATGAAAGCCTTCATTGTGACCCGTGTGGGTGACGTATTCCTTGCCATTGGCATGTTTATCCTTTACGACCAGCTTGGTACGTTGAGTTTCCGCGAACTGGCGGTATTGGCACCACAACATATTGAAGTCGGTTCCAGCGCGATCACGTGGGCGACCTTGATGATTCTGGGCGGCGCCGTCGGGAAATCAGCCCAGTTACCATTGCAAACCTGGCTGGCGGATGCGATGGCAGGTCCGACACCGGTTTCTGCGCTGATCCACGCCGCAACCATGGTGACCGCAGGGGTTTATCTGATCGCCCGCAGCCATGCCTTGTTCCTGATGGCACCGGATATTCTGCACTTGGTCGGCATTATTGGTGCGGTCACCTTGCTATTGGCGGGTTTCGCCGCGCTGGTACAGACCGATATCAAGCGCGTGTTGGCCTATTCCACCATGAGCCAGATTGGTTACATGTTTCTGGCCTTGGGCGTGCAAGCGTGGGATGCCGCTATTTTCCACCTCATGACCCATGCGTTCTTTAAGGCGTTACTGTTCCTGGCTTCTGGTTCGGTGATTCTGGCCTGCCACCATGAGCAAAACATCTTCAAAATGGGCGGCTTGAGCAAGCGTATCCCCTTTGTTTATCTCTGCTTCTTGGTGGGTGGTTCGGCATTGTCAGCCCTGCCATTACTGACCGCAGGTTTCTACAGTAAAGATGAAATTCTGTGGGGTGCACTGGCAAATGGTCATATGAACCTGATGCTGGCGGGGCTTACCGGGGCATTGATGACATCCCTGTATACCTTCCGCATGATCTTTATCGTGTTCCACGGTGAAGAAAATACCCATGCCCATCCGGTCAAGGGCATTACCCATACCTTGCCACTGTCAATTTTGCTGGTGCTGTCCACCTTTGTGGGTGCTCTGATTGTGCCGCCATTGGCGGGCGTGCTGCCGGAAAGCCATGCCGGGCATGATGGTAAAGTGACACTGGAAATAATTTCTGGTGTGGTTGCCGTTGTCGGTATTTTACTGGCGGCAGCGCTGTATCTTGGCAAACGCAGTGTGGTCAACGCGACGGCAAACAGTGCACCGGGGCGCTTCTTCTCCACATGGTGGTTCCATGCTTGGGGGTTCGATGCAGTGTATGACTGGGTATTCGTGAAACCCTTCAAAGGCATCACCGGCTTGCTGCAAAGTGATCCTTTGAACTCACTGATGAACATTCCGGCCATATTGTCGCGTTGGGGCAATAAAGGGCTTCGTTGGAGTGAGAACGGACAAGTCCGTTGGTACGCTACCTCTATGGGGTTGGGTGCAGTGCTGGTTTTAGCTCTGCTGCTTTTGGTTTAA
- the nuoK gene encoding NADH-quinone oxidoreductase subunit NuoK, with protein sequence MIALHHGLILAAILFILGFTCLIIRRNLLFMLIGLEIMINASALAFVVAGSYWLQPDGQVMYILAITLAAAEASIGLALLLQLHRRRQNLNIDTVSEMRG encoded by the coding sequence ATGATAGCGTTACACCACGGCCTCATTCTGGCGGCTATTCTGTTTATATTGGGCTTCACTTGCCTGATTATCCGCCGCAATCTGTTATTCATGCTGATCGGGCTGGAAATTATGATCAATGCCTCAGCGCTGGCATTTGTCGTTGCCGGCAGCTATTGGCTCCAGCCTGATGGTCAGGTGATGTACATTCTGGCCATTACTCTGGCAGCCGCCGAGGCGAGCATCGGTTTGGCACTGTTACTACAGTTGCACCGTCGTCGCCAAAACCTGAATATTGATACAGTCAGTGAGATGCGCGGATGA